In the Emcibacteraceae bacterium genome, CGATCATAGACCGTCACAATTTCTACCCCTTCCAGCAGACCCTGTTTTAACTGTTCAAGCTTTGCTTTTACCCCTTCTATGGTTTTTTCTGCATTTTCACCGAAACGCATAATGACGATGCCACCTACTGTTTCACCTTCACCGTTTAGCTCTGCAATACCACGGCGCATTTGCGGACCCGTTCCAATTTCAGCGACGTCCTTAAGCAGTAACGGCGTCCCGTTCTGGTTAACGCCAAGTGGGATATTGCCGATATCCTCTTCATTCTGAAGATAACCGGAAGCACTGATCATATACTCCGCTTCTGCCATTTCGATGACCGAGGCACCAATTTCCTGATTGCCTCTCTGGATAGCCGTCTGAATGTGTGAAAGCGGAATACCAAAGGCTCTTAATTTATCAGGATTAACCTTTACCTGATATTGTTTGACCATCCCGCCTAGCGGCGCCACTTCAGATACACCATGAACCGTCTGAAGTTCAAATTTTAAAAACCAGTCCTGTATTGAACGAAGCTCACTTAAGTCATGCTTTCCGGTTCGGTCAACTAGCGCATAAAGATAAACCCATCCTACCCCGGTGGCATCAGGCCCCAGTTTTAACGTTGCAGTAGACGGAAGTGTAGGTGCAACCTGGCTTAAATATTCAAGCACGCGGCTGCGCGCCCAATAAAGGTCCGTATCTTCATCGAAAATAATGTATACATAACTATCTCCAAAAAATGAGTAGCCACGAACAGTTACAGCTCCCGGCACGGATAGCATGGCGGTTGTCAGCGGATAGGTGATCTGATCCTCAACCACCTGCGGCGCCTGCCCGGGGTAATTTGTTTTAATGATGACCTGCACATCCGAAAGATCGGGGATGGCATCAACCGGCGTATTCCTTAACGAATATAACCCGATGGCAATCAAAATAGCTGTGGACAGAAGGACAATAAAACGATTGGCGACCGACCAGTGAATTAATGCTTTTATCATGATTTTTCCTACTCTTTACCAGCTGGCCTAATGTGCGTGACTTCAAACATGCCGTCACTTGGTTTTTCAACGATCATTTCAATTTCCGATCCTGCGCCAAGGGTAGATATGTCAATTGACAAGGCGATGCTGAAATTCATAGTCATACCCATCATTCCCAGATTTTTAATAGGGCCGTGTGTCAAGTTTACGGTACGGTTTTCAATATCCACGCTGTTGATTTTGGCGAGCGTCCAGTTTTCCGGATCGTCAAGAGAAGACCCCATATTCATTGTGACATCGTCCTGATTATCATTATGATCCATTCTCTTGAAATCAGCCGTTTTACTGGATTCTGAATCGATCAGGAACTGCGCAGATACCACAACCTTATCCCCCGCGTTGATACCCGATAATATTTCCGTATTCTGGTCATCAACACGCCCAATTCTAACGATAGCGGACCTGAACTTACCGCCGTCTAGGGCAAGAACAACCCGGTCATTACCCCCGGTCCTGATTACCGCATCTTTCGGTACAATCAGGCTTTCCCCATCCTGCCGAGTATCCAGTTCAACCTGAGCAAACATATTGGGTTTTAGCCTGCCGTTTTTATTTTCGAACCGGAGCCTTACTTTCAGCGTTCTGGTCATCGGGTCCAATGCGGGTTGAACATAATCAACCATACCCTGCCATTTTTCACCGGGAAGGTAATCAACCATCATGGTAACCGGCGTGCCATTTTTGACATATGCCGCCTGCCTTTCGAAAACTTCAGCCTCAACCCAGACCTGATCCAAATTGCCAATCGACATCATTGTTGTCCCCGGCATGACGTAGAAGCCCTGACGGATATTCAGGTTGTCAACAACCCCGGATTTCGGGGCATAAAAGGTCACCGTTTGTTTTACTTTTCTTGTTTTTTTCAGGGTTTCAATGGTGCCTTCAGGAATTTGCAGCGACTTCAAACGATCTTCCGAAGCCGATATTAACTGACTATTGTTTCGGCTGAGCGCAACAACCAGTTCTTCCTGTGCATTGACTAATGTTGGTGAATATAGATCATAAAGCGGCTCCCCTGCATTTACCGGGTCACCCGTCGCTTTGACATAAAGCTTTTCAATCCAGCCTTCCACCCGCGGGTGGATATGGACAAGCTGATCTTCATCATATTCCACATATCCTACCGTTTTTATAATCGAACTAATATTTTGCATTTTTGCCGTGGTGGTACGAACACCAAGGTTGTTGACCACATCCGGCGAGATTTTTACTGTTCCGGCTTCATCATTCTGGCCGTTTTTTGCATCTTCGGCATAAACAGGAACCAGCTCCATTCCCATTGGGGACAGCCCCGGCTCATCGCGTCGGTAATTGGGGTCCATCGGCGCGACCCAGTAAAGCGGTTTTTGTTCTCCTCCTTGATTACCACCCTCATCTGTGAAGCCGACGAATGAACTGACCACAAGCGTCAATATTGATCCGGCTATGGCAGCAATTATCAGTAAAAGGATATTTTGTTTATTCAGTGTCATTTTGGCTCTCCAAAATCGGCATTATCTGTCAGGCTGTCTGTATCAGCCGTTGTGAAATAATAATTAAGTTCAAGAATGGTTTTCTGACGATCGACATCAATATTCAGCGCATCAATTTCTGCGTTCAATTCTGCAATCCGGGCGCGGACCACTTCGGCAAAATCACCATCATCATTGGTATAGGCGGTCAGGGATGCCTCGGCCTGCTCATTCATTTGGGGAAGCAGCTTATTTTCAAAAAGCGCTTTTCTTTCATCCAGTCGTATCAGTTTTGCTTTTGACGCTTCGAAGCCCGCTTTTAATTTTCGCAGTAGTTGCCATTTTTCGGTTCTTACGGCCTCCCTTATGGAAATGGCTGAACTATATTCCTTATCCTGCCTGTTTGCTGTAAAGAGAGGGACACTTAGAGAAACACCCACAGTAATATTATCCGGCCGACTGTTGCCGAATGGATCACTGCTTCGATGCCCATAAGTGGCATTTAGCCCCCAGGAAGGCTTATATTTTTGTCTGGCAAGATCAACGCCCATAGCCGTAGCATCAATTTTATTTTCAAGGGCTTTCATTAATGGATGATCGCTCAAACGGTTCAAAAATTCCTCATCATTTATCATTACGGCATCATCGGTATATTCAGGGGCCAGCAAAGGGATTTCGGGCATCTGATCAGCGATCATAACGGTTGAAAAACTATCATTTTCAGCACTAAGCCATTCTGAAAGTTTTTCAATATACGTATCTTTTGACTGATTTAGCATGGTCACCCGATCATTAAGCCGGGTCAGTTCCAGCTGCGCCCGGACAATATCCTGCTGTCTGGTTTTTCCCATCGCGGCCGAGTAGCTGGACATGGCGATTTCCGAAAGCTGTTCAAATAATGATCTATTCTTTTCTATCAGCTCAATGGATTTTTGCGCCCGGTAGGCTTCAATCCATAATCCACTGACAGTGACCTTAACCTGCGCTTTTCTATCCTGTCTCTGATATGGAAAG is a window encoding:
- a CDS encoding efflux RND transporter periplasmic adaptor subunit, encoding MTLNKQNILLLIIAAIAGSILTLVVSSFVGFTDEGGNQGGEQKPLYWVAPMDPNYRRDEPGLSPMGMELVPVYAEDAKNGQNDEAGTVKISPDVVNNLGVRTTTAKMQNISSIIKTVGYVEYDEDQLVHIHPRVEGWIEKLYVKATGDPVNAGEPLYDLYSPTLVNAQEELVVALSRNNSQLISASEDRLKSLQIPEGTIETLKKTRKVKQTVTFYAPKSGVVDNLNIRQGFYVMPGTTMMSIGNLDQVWVEAEVFERQAAYVKNGTPVTMMVDYLPGEKWQGMVDYVQPALDPMTRTLKVRLRFENKNGRLKPNMFAQVELDTRQDGESLIVPKDAVIRTGGNDRVVLALDGGKFRSAIVRIGRVDDQNTEILSGINAGDKVVVSAQFLIDSESSKTADFKRMDHNDNQDDVTMNMGSSLDDPENWTLAKINSVDIENRTVNLTHGPIKNLGMMGMTMNFSIALSIDISTLGAGSEIEMIVEKPSDGMFEVTHIRPAGKE
- a CDS encoding TolC family protein gives rise to the protein MIRTFIIMVLATLTIEGPVLAQNTSQPIYIEQAVKRAQQNDPWIEGNRHMEDATKSMSVAAGSLPDPQISLGLSNVPTNNFSLNQDGMTQIRIGVSQMFPQGNSLNIKREQLKLEAHAFPYQRQDRKAQVKVTVSGLWIEAYRAQKSIELIEKNRSLFEQLSEIAMSSYSAAMGKTRQQDIVRAQLELTRLNDRVTMLNQSKDTYIEKLSEWLSAENDSFSTVMIADQMPEIPLLAPEYTDDAVMINDEEFLNRLSDHPLMKALENKIDATAMGVDLARQKYKPSWGLNATYGHRSSDPFGNSRPDNITVGVSLSVPLFTANRQDKEYSSAISIREAVRTEKWQLLRKLKAGFEASKAKLIRLDERKALFENKLLPQMNEQAEASLTAYTNDDGDFAEVVRARIAELNAEIDALNIDVDRQKTILELNYYFTTADTDSLTDNADFGEPK